The Tessaracoccus timonensis sequence CTGCGAGCGTCGACGTGGTCTGCAACTCGGGGTTCGCATGGCCGTGCTGAAGCTGCAGCAACTGCACGGTCCATTCGATGTCGGCCAACCCGCCCGGGCCGAACTTGAGGTGGCGGTCGCGATCGATACCGCGCGGAATGCGCTCGCGCTCCATGCGCGATTTCAGTCGACGGATCTCTGTCACCTCCGACGGCGCGAGCCCCTCGGTCGGGTACCGGTAGGGGTCTGCGTCGTGCAGCAACTGCGCGACAAGCGCGGCATCACCGGCGCCGTGTCGGGCGCGAAGAAGCATCTGCCGTTCCCACGTCGCGGCCCATCGCTCGTAGTAGGTGCGGTATGAGGCCAGGGTGCGCACCTGCGGGCCGCTCTTCCCGCCGGGCCGGAGGTCGGAATCCAGGGTCAGCCCGTGGTCTGGGCCGGGGCGCCCCAGGATCTCGGCGGCACGTCGGACGAGTTTCGTCGCCGCTTCCAGTCCGGCGGCGTCGGTGTCGTCGGGTACCACGAACATCGCGTCGAGGTCTGACGAGTAGCTCATCTCCGAGCCGCCCCAACGCCCGAGCGCGACGACGCCAAGCTCCGGCGCGGCGTGCACGCGGCGGGCGATATCCAGCGCAGCCTCGAGCGTCGCGTCCGCCAGCGACGACAGCGCCTGGCCGCATTGGGCGACGTCGACGCGGCCCAGCACGTCGGTGATGGCGATACGGGCGAGCTCGGAACGCCGCAGCGCGCGCATGGACGCGACGGCGCGATCGGCGTCGTCGTGGCGGGCGGCGGGGTTCTTGAAGGCGGCGACGAGCTCGTCGCGCGGGCGGGGCTGGAGGTCGTCGTCGGAGGCCAGCAGCCGCACGGATTGCGGCACCCGCTGGAGCAGCGCGACGGCGAACCGGCTGGTGGAGGCAACCGTCGCGAACCGCCTGGCCATGTAGCCCTCGTCGCGCAGTGCCCGCAGGTACCAGCTCTCCTCCCCCAGCGCTTCCGAGAGCTGCCGAAACGACAGCAGCCCGAAGTCGGGGTTCGGTCCGTCGGCGATCCATTCGAGCATGGCCGGCATGAGGTGCCGACGGATCTCCGCCGCCCGCGAGGTCCCCGTCGTGAGCGCCTCGATGTGCGTGAGTGCGGCTCGCGGGTCGAGGAATCCAAGCGCCTTCGCGCGCGCTCGGGCGGCGTCTTGACTGAGCAGGGCACCCGACGGTGATTGCGCCACCACGTCGAGCAGCGGCGAAAAGAAGATGCGCTGACGCAGACGCCGCACATCACGTCGGGTGGTTCTCCACTGTTCCCACACATCCGGTATCCGCGCGGTGCGTGAGAGCTCCGCGAGCTGGTGCTCGTCGTCGGGAACGAGGTGGGTGCGCCGCAATCGGGCGAGTTGGATGCGGTGCTCGATCACGCGCTGGATGCGGTAGTCCTGCGCGAGCTTGGCGCCGTCGTCGCGCCCGATGTAGCCGTAAGCGACGAGCGCTTCGAGGCCGTCGAGCGTGCCTCGGCAGCGGATGCGTTCGTCGGAGGTGCCGTGGACGAGCTGCAGGAGCTGCACGGAGAACTCGGTGTCGCGCAGGCCGCCGCTGGCGAGTTTGATGTCGCGGTCGGCCTGCGACTTCGGGATAAGTGAGATGACCCGCTCGCGCATGGCGCTCATCTCGGGGAGGAAACCGTCGGTGTGAGCGACCTGCCACACCCGAGGCGCAAGCATGTCGACGAACGCCTGCCCGAGTTGCAGGTCGCCGGCGGCAGGGCGGGCCTTCAGCATGGCCTGGAACTCCCAGGGCTTCGCCCAGCGTTCGTAGTAGCGGCGGCATGATTCGAGCGTGCGCACCAGCGGCCCGGCTTTGCCTTCCGGGCGCAGCGCGGCGTCGACAGTCCAGATGGTGCCGGCTCTGGTGTGGGCGGCGCAGATGCGCGCTTGGGCCGCTGCGATGCGCGTGGCGACGGCGAGGGCGTGGTCGGTGGGCACGTCGTCGCGGGCAGGTTCGGCGACGTAGAGCACGTCCACATCGGAGAGGTAGTTGAGTTCCTGGGCGCCCGTTTTGCCGAGCGCGATCACCGCGAGTTTCGCGTCGGCCCACTGCGGTACTTCGGCGCGCGCGAGGGCGAGCGAGGTGTCGAGCACGGCGTCGGCCACGTGCGCGAGCTCCCTGGTGATGTCGGCGAGGAGCGTCGTCGGATCC is a genomic window containing:
- a CDS encoding bifunctional [glutamine synthetase] adenylyltransferase/[glutamine synthetase]-adenylyl-L-tyrosine phosphorylase — its product is MARLHSPQADFARRGFAQPTSAARIWQSWPDDVRAKVDLDWFAPAGDRFGALHTLDAIVQAGRHRELLGDADWARRVLLVAGASSVLATALGREEHLLDLLRDPPRPRSADDWRRFFAERLPIVDGVCAGAADELRLANRAALTLIAARDLEAEDPTTLLADITRELAHVADAVLDTSLALARAEVPQWADAKLAVIALGKTGAQELNYLSDVDVLYVAEPARDDVPTDHALAVATRIAAAQARICAAHTRAGTIWTVDAALRPEGKAGPLVRTLESCRRYYERWAKPWEFQAMLKARPAAGDLQLGQAFVDMLAPRVWQVAHTDGFLPEMSAMRERVISLIPKSQADRDIKLASGGLRDTEFSVQLLQLVHGTSDERIRCRGTLDGLEALVAYGYIGRDDGAKLAQDYRIQRVIEHRIQLARLRRTHLVPDDEHQLAELSRTARIPDVWEQWRTTRRDVRRLRQRIFFSPLLDVVAQSPSGALLSQDAARARAKALGFLDPRAALTHIEALTTGTSRAAEIRRHLMPAMLEWIADGPNPDFGLLSFRQLSEALGEESWYLRALRDEGYMARRFATVASTSRFAVALLQRVPQSVRLLASDDDLQPRPRDELVAAFKNPAARHDDADRAVASMRALRRSELARIAITDVLGRVDVAQCGQALSSLADATLEAALDIARRVHAAPELGVVALGRWGGSEMSYSSDLDAMFVVPDDTDAAGLEAATKLVRRAAEILGRPGPDHGLTLDSDLRPGGKSGPQVRTLASYRTYYERWAATWERQMLLRARHGAGDAALVAQLLHDADPYRYPTEGLAPSEVTEIRRLKSRMERERIPRGIDRDRHLKFGPGGLADIEWTVQLLQLQHGHANPELQTTSTLAALDAARSLGLIAAPDADALQEAWRHASSVRDAVMLVRGRAADALPTDLRDLAAINTLLGIDGPASELVEITRRHARRAAAVVERYFWGE